Proteins from a genomic interval of Trifolium pratense cultivar HEN17-A07 linkage group LG6, ARS_RC_1.1, whole genome shotgun sequence:
- the LOC123891019 gene encoding uncharacterized protein LOC123891019 isoform X2 codes for MVTFRGKLCEGSCLNGHFLSQLCNRFTNPATTKIDEDLELRYPHKGMFKELLKNEGSQNYGLIVLSSRSNPSTCFKIHPAVIVSVLLAAGVYCIEPCSCQECNNKIVS; via the exons ATGGTCACATTTAG AGGTAAATTATGTGAAG GATCATGCTTGAATGGTCACTTTCTTTCTCAGCTTTGTAACAG ATTTACAAACCCAGCAACGACAAAGATCGATGAAGATTTGGAATTAAG GTATCCTCATAAAGGAATGTTCAAAGAGCTTCTAAAAAATGAAG GTTCACAAAATTACGGTTTGATTGT GTTGTCTTCTCGATCGAATCCTTCGACCTGTTTCAAGATCCATCCCGCAG ttATTGTGAGTGTTTTGCTTGCTGCCGGTGTTTACTGCATAGAGCCCTGCTCCTGTCAGGAATGCAATAACAAAATAGTGTCATG A
- the LOC123891019 gene encoding uncharacterized protein LOC123891019 isoform X1, whose amino-acid sequence MVTFRGKLCEGSCLNGHFLSQLCNRFTNPATTKIDEDLELRYPHKGMFKELLKNEGSQNYGLIVIQFYQKIWVCFDYQKMEYSVSEINYQRLLFMNLKKNVVFSIESFDLFQDPSRSYCECFACCRCLLHRALLLSGMQ is encoded by the exons ATGGTCACATTTAG AGGTAAATTATGTGAAG GATCATGCTTGAATGGTCACTTTCTTTCTCAGCTTTGTAACAG ATTTACAAACCCAGCAACGACAAAGATCGATGAAGATTTGGAATTAAG GTATCCTCATAAAGGAATGTTCAAAGAGCTTCTAAAAAATGAAG GTTCACAAAATTACGGTTTGATTGT AATTCAATTTTATCAGAAAATTTGGGTTTGTTTTGATTATCAGAAAATGGAATATAGTGTTTCAGAAATCAATTATCAGAGATTGTTGTTCatgaatttgaagaaaaat GTTGTCTTCTCGATCGAATCCTTCGACCTGTTTCAAGATCCATCCCGCAG ttATTGTGAGTGTTTTGCTTGCTGCCGGTGTTTACTGCATAGAGCCCTGCTCCTGTCAGGAATGCAATAA